The Pygocentrus nattereri isolate fPygNat1 chromosome 1, fPygNat1.pri, whole genome shotgun sequence genome window below encodes:
- the tpbga gene encoding trophoblast glycoprotein a produces MLRFGVLLLLLAQPARCSACPPGCACSEAAQTVKCVSKELRFVPAGIPAYTRNLFITGNRISRLGPGSFAGLDNVTTLSLSNNRISEVASHTFSSLHNLRSLDLSSNQLALIHPEAFAVPGLMLKELNLSRALYNHSSVMDLATSLRWSGLEGLQSLDLSGNGLIYLPPRIFSHLSGLRRLQLANNSIVSIYNETFSGLGQLEELDLSLNALKIFGDEGLAELEHVPGAKLHLGDNPYMCTCGIEPFTAWLNASRVRVVDVERLVCLFPVELRNTSLLAAGSLVLGCHRTGEGDNLALQTSYVFLGIVLGFVGLMFLFVLYLNRKGIKKRVYDMRDACREVWEGYHYRYEIDSDPRLSQVSTTADV; encoded by the exons ATGCTCCGGTTTGGAgtcctgctcctcctcctcgcGCAGCCCGCGCGCTGCTCCGCGTGCCCGCCGGGCTGCGCGTGCTCCGAGGCGGCTCAGACGGTGAAGTGCGTCTCGAAGGAGCTCCGCTTCGTCCCAGCCGGGATCCCCGCCTACACGCGCAACCTGTTCATCACCGGGAACCGGATCAGCCGCCTGGGACCGGGCAGCTTCGCGGGACTGGACAATGTGACCACACTGTCACTCAGCAACAACAG AATATCTGAGGTGGCGTCTCACACCTTCTCCAGCCTGCACAACCTCCGATCTCTGGATCTCAGCAGCAACCAGCTGGCGCTGATCCACCCCGAGGCATTCGCGGTGCCGGGCCTCATGCTGAAGGAGCTGAATCTGAGCAGAGCGCTCTATAACCACTCCTCTGTCATGGACCTGGCCACCTCACTGCGCTGGAGTGGCCTGGAAGGCCTACAGAGTCTGGACCTGTCTGGCAATGGGCTCATCTACCTGCCCCCTCGCATCTTCTCCCACCTGAGCGGCCTGCGGCGCCTCCAGCTGGCCAACAACTCCATCGTGTCCATCTACAATGAGACATTCTCAGGCCTGGGGCAGCTGGAGGAGCTGGATCTGAGCCTCAACGCCCTGAAGATCTTTGGAGACGAGGGCCTGGCGGAGCTGGAGCATGTTCCTGGGGCGAAGCTGCACCTCGGGGACAACCCGTATATGTGCACATGCGGGATCGAGCCCTTCACCGCCTGGCTGAACGCGTCGCGGGTGCGCGTGGTGGATGTGGAACGCCTGGTCTGTCTGTTCCCCGTGGAGCTGCGCAACACCTCCCTGCTGGCGGCGGGGTCACTAGTGCTGGGGTGCCACCGGACAGGAGAGGGTGATAATCTAGCCCTGCAGACGTCCTACGTGTTCCTGGGCATCGTGCTAGGCTTCGTGGGGCTCATGTTCCTCTTTGTGCTCTACCTGAACCGCAAAGGCATCAAAAAGCGTGTCTACGACATGCGGGACGCCTGCAGAGAAGTGTGGGAGGGCTATCACTACCGATACGAGATCGACTCCGACCCAAGGCTCTCCCAGGTCTCCACCACTGCAGACGTCTGA
- the tmem222b gene encoding transmembrane protein 222, whose protein sequence is MADVETESMKNYQIAEEKIDPNSSRYPYCIVWTPIPVLSWLFPFIGHMGICTSSGVIRDFAGPYFVSEDNMAFGRPTKYWMLDVSKVYASGSNAWDTAVHDASEEYKHRMHNLCCDNCHSHVAMALNLMRYDNSTSWNMVNLCLLALIHGKHVSCAGFLKTWLPFLILTAVVVSLALYVNLR, encoded by the exons ATGGCGGATGTGGAGACAGAATCCATGAAGAACTACCAGATCGCCGAGGAGAAGATCGACCCGAACTCGAGCCGGTACCCCTACTGCATCGTCTGGACTCCGATCCCCGTTTTATC ATGGCTGTTTCCATTCATCGGACACATGGGGATCTGCACGTCTTCAGGGGTGATTCGAGACTTCGCTGGACCGTACTTCGTATCG GAGGACAACATGGCTTTTGGAAGACCAACAAA GTACTGGATGCTGGACGTGAGTAAAGTGTACGCCAGCGGCTCCAACGCCTGGGACACGGCGGTTCACGATGCCTCAGAGGAGTATAAACACAGAATG CACAACCTCTGCTGTGACAACTGTCACTCTCATGTCGCTATGGCGCTGAACTTGATGCGCTACGACAACAGCACCTCGTGGAACATGGTGAACCTCTGTCTGCTCGCGCTCATCCACGGAAAACATGTCAG CTGCGCTGGCTTTCTGAAGACCTGGCTGCCGTTTCTGATCCTGACCGCTGTGGTGGTCTCTCTGGCTCTGTATGTGAACCTGCGGTGA